aatcgTTGTCACATTCGAAATATTTAGACGGATTTTGCGTTTCTAATCCAACAATTCgttgaaaaatgcaaataaaagaaACCTGTGCAGAAGACAAACTTTTCTTAAAGACGTATATCCAACTTCggaacacttttttttgtcccAATCCAAACACTCTTTAAAGTCTCATCTGAATTTATCTGTTTTATGGATGGTATATCTTTCGAATGCTGCCAGAGCAGCTGCGACAACATCTAATACTAAACGAATAAGGAATGTTTCAAGCAATGCCATAAATGATGGGCTCTGACGAGTTTTCCCTTAATATACCACAATATATGTTTGAACatctgaagtaaaagattctctATCAAACAACACTAAGCTATATTTTAAACGACAGAAGTAACAAACTACTAaacgatactttaaacaacagaagtagcagatttgatCGTAATGTAGTAACGTTTAATGCTTGTTATTCCCGAAGGGGATAGATTTCCTGCGTAAAACAATAgcaattgatttttaaacTCTCGTAGGTATTGCGTACAGCCGACATCAACAATTGCAACAGTCCAGAAAGTTATTATAAATATGACCAAGAAATAAGGCAATGAAGGGAACTGGGCCAAAATAATTGTAGGTTGGAAAACGTTATGGATTTTGCAAGTTCTGAGAGACTGTGGGGGGAAACATTTCCCcatattttcttccatttcCCTCGATATATTTCTTAGTtttagcaaaaatatttttgggaaaacttggaaaaattctgtaaaatgtggaaaatgtggcaaaatattttcccaaatatAGTCAATGGTGGTTCACAAAAGTTATAATAGTAGTAGGTATATTCGAGCCAAAGGTGAGGTATGCAACTACGCTACACTAATTGAAAACCAGTAATAAGTTACCGAAGTACACGataaaacataatttcatatttctttCGTCTAGCTTCTTATAATTCTTTAAACGTGCCAATATACGTACCACCTGTATCTCGAATTGTAAAAGATTATCAGAATTACCAAAATTGCCTATTTTTACCTATAGTAGAAAAACgtttacaaaaattgtatgcCTTCGTTATGGCGATTGTTCGTTCAGGTGGtttgtttgtaaacatttacaaaaattcctCTTCTATTTTATTAGATCCCATGCTGAGGGCTATTAGCCTTTAGGTTTTATGTGCTTTCTCTGACACTTTTCGATTGGTCGTGGAGACGGAGAGTTGGAACTAAGCCATTTGTCTATTCCTAGCCATAGCATAGCAAGAACAATTCGTCCGTTCTTTAACATTTCGAGTACATTTTGACCGATTTTCATACGCTTCGTAATAATTATGAGTTTCGCAGTAGGAATACGTGTCGAATCATGTACATGTACAGGTCGAACTAGTGCTATATATGTATCGTATTAGGTACACGCACGTACATACCAGGAATACACGTGTTTGTATACCAGGCTTATCATAGCAATTCGTTGCGATATCATCtggttttttgttatttttgcgAGAAACGTTTTTGTTGGACACGTTAATTGCGCTTTGCCATATAACGTAAtaagaattttatatttttaaatgtttctttcTGATTTCAGCAATCCGAAGAACACATCGATTAATAACATTAAACAAGTTGATTCTAtgtagggtgtagcggttttacaaaatgtgttagttctgttaaggctcagccggaaatccactcagctggtccatctgatcattttatggaagaaatttttttttcaaactttgattttgtgctgccgccagatcgatttttgaaaatttcgtcgttttcggtccacgtcacatatatcgtttttttacggtgggctcggtgtacataaaaagttgagtcaacatggtaatctaatctccaggcttcacagattattttataaaaaagatcaagtctaaaaaatattttttgagttcatgactgatcgtcaaagttccccgatggtgattttgagactttaatctcgcctcgaaatttgatgaaaatgtgctaaaatgtaaattgaacTTTAAATATGCTGAATGGACCGCGGTGAGTCAAAtacaacatctgatttgaattgggacacctaaatttgatatttatctgacaaaaagttgtgtttttggtacatggaatattggtggcgaaagtcgaattacctcaaatcaataattttttagcttataatgtattcccaggttctcacaatgcgaaaccttcaattttaagcgttttctaagctaatttacgTACTGTTGACAAGTTCTAGAGCCAGTGGCTACGTctctttacattttcaaattttgatgtatttaatgttgtaaattagcttagaaaacgcttaaaattgaaggtttcgcattgtcagaacctgggaatacattttaagctaaaaaattattgatttgaggtTATTCGACTTTCGCCAACAATATTCCATGTaccaaaaacacaactttttgtcagataaatatcaaatttaggtgtcccaaatcaaatcagatgttgtatttgactcaccgcggtccatttagcatatttaaagtttaatttacatttttgcacattttcatcaaatttcgaggcgagattaaagtctcaaaatcaccatcggggaactttgacgatcagtcatgaactcaaaaaatattttttagacttgatcttttttataaaataatctgtgaagcctggagattagattaccatgttgactcaactttttatgtacaccgagcccaccgtaaaaaatcgatatatgtgacgtggaccgaaaaagacgaaattttcaaaaatcgatctggcggcagcacaaaattaaagtttgaaaatttttttgtcttccataaaatgatcagatggaccagctgagtggatttccggctgagccttaaaagaactaacacattttgtaaaaaccgctacaccctattctatattttccattgtttattCGAGAGAATAAGAAGAAGCGTTTACATTAGTAATAGTTAGAGAAAACTAGCGACCAACCTTGCAAAATTCTATTTCAGCAATGTGTACATTGAAATCGGTATACCTTAGTGGTCTGAATCTACCACCAAAAGTCCCAAAAAATcccatttcaattttccgagaaaatcgataaaatgtgaaaaaattgatgttaagtgcagaattatattttattgacaagcgaaaaaaagactgctcacagtggcgcagccagtaaaaaatcgatcttttcaaaaaataaattttacaataaatcaaAGTCATCTACTCTATTAGCtcctaatgttcccaaaatgcaTGCCGCGTTCCCTCTTTGAAtggcaattgaaattttctgtaataaatAATCTGTTGAACGTGGTTCTCCTGAAGCAGCCTTCATGATTGATcccaatttttgaacaaatttcataGTTTCTGGCCCCATACAACCTAAAGTTTCGAAAGCTAACGGagtgaacaaataattttctttcaaatgttTGTAATGATTATGTTTAAATCTTTCCGCCTTATCCGCAATTGACCGTTTTTTCTTGCTAGATGCCTTAATGTATGAAGGCGCTAATGTAGCGATAAGAGAGGTTCGTGACGCTAGTCGACTccctaagaaaagaaaacaaccaaCGGGAGACTAAGGAATCATGAACCGAAGTGATAGCGGAGGTTCGTGACGCTAGTCGACTccctaagaaaagaaaacaaccaaCGGGAGACAAAGGaacctatatataggcgaacattttaactttttcatacTGAcccaaatcaaaaaaaaaaattatgttcaaacgaaagtgctcgtcaatacgagttcaacgagctatagaTCATTAAAAACGGTGGTCCGCATCCGGAGAAAACACCACTTGAAAACCACTTGAAATGAAGCATCTTCACACATTTTCAGCACATTCTCCATATTCGAgttaatagaaatgtttcatgTGGGTTTGACATACGTATCGAACCACTACATCTGTTTGCGAGAACTGCGCTCGCACTTTTCCTAAAACTtatattaattcaatcttaacactttttcatcggcaaatcaataaattttattgaagttctttacttaatttctgtaaatttaattaaaacattttcacgaaCATTTCCAAAAAACGCACTTAAAACACacttacagtttgttcatttcatttttacaccgtttctaaagattgtcgatatgtcagagtttttaatgtacccagtcaattaagttcttcccaaattgcgcaatatttgaattcgcgatagaaattttaaattttgcgtcaaaaattcataatttgggaagaacttaattgactgggtacatttaaaactctgacatatctaaaACTGTGGATTTGGTTAAGtatggaaaagttaaaatcCGCCAAAAACCTTTAACAAGAATAGGTGACGCAGTTTGTTTATCTTCCAAAACACCTGATATCCGTCAAAAACCTTTACAGGAATAGGTGACACAGTTCCGGAGGTGAACTTCCAAAACACttgatatcggttttggtgacgcattctgcggcTAAACGCAAgaactttcaaacaaaaaagtttacaaagataattttccctaaaaaaaatctgcagcATTAGGTGGCAGacgattcggctttcttcttTATGAATGTTGTTCTTGTAGGACtcgtttattttcatattttcctaaGAGtaatttcctcaacatctgccaccgtgccgcagatttttttgtaggGAAAATTAtctttgtaaacttttttgttttctccGGCTATTTAACTTCAAATGtagcgtgtgatagctcgttgaactcgtatggacgagTAGATTGATATGTAAGTAATTGTGATTTGATTCTGatcgaaatggaaaatttgaaaagttcgCCCATATATAGGTGACTAGTTCCTCCCGGATTTTGCATTGGGGTCTTTTTTTAGGGAAGGTTTACTGCGTCACGCCTCCGCTACCGCTCCGGCTGTGAtgttcgcctatatataggttCCTTAGTCTCCCGTTGGTTGTTCTCTTTTCTTAGGGAGTCGACTAGCGTCACgaacctccgctatcgcttcggTTCATGATGCAATCAACATCCTCAGTTCAACTAAACCCGCAAAATTGTTTGACTGGCTTACACATGGTCGAGAACAGCTAAAAAATCctgaaattgttcaatttgtGGCATTGGAAGAAAAAGGtcaaagaaattattaaaaaattgaggaatttTAAGGAAATAAATCCCTTAAAAAAGGCCCTGATATCATGACCATTGTCAATGCAACAATTTTCTACTTGGAATTCGAGTTGAAATTCAGACTCATAATTGAGATACTTTTGACTTTTGAGTTTATCACTCATACTAAAGCAAGAATCTGACATAACATAATAAAGGAAAGCACGATAAACGATAAAGACATCTACATGGAACATGGGCAAAGGTCGTTGACCTTCATATTTTTACACACCTAGTGTAGTATCGACACTATCTACGAATCTACGAAAATGTAAACTGATAACGAAAAGAACTcagaaagaatatttttgcgaacaaTGGTTATTGTTTGTACAACCGGTGTTCAGACacggattttttattttcagtcaAATACTGTGAACATTCTATGTAAAAATTAGTTGCATTCTATTCATGAGTACGTTACtttgaaaataggaaattccactGAATTCCAGACCCAATATTTCGCATTCGGACGAATACAATAAATAGCTTTCCGACAGATAGACATTCGATTTGTTTCACGATGAACATAAAGCTTGTCGTAATTTTTGCGTTAATTTTGAGCTGTTGCTTAGTCAATTCAGATTTAAGTAAATCTTCGCTGGCTTCGGTGTCAAACTATGAACTAGTTGAAACATCAACAAATATAACTGAACGTGGATGGCCAggatttgtaattttaattactTCTATTGCTTTAGCTGCAGTGGCCATAGATAATGCTGGAAAATGCAGTGAAAAAGGAGGATGCTACAAAGGTTACTGCTGGGCATACTGTGGACTTAGTCTGTCAAGCGGTGATTGGTGCTATACGACCAAAACCTATTCACAAAGTTTTCAATATGTTACCTGTAACGACGATTCCGATTGTAACTTGTGTTGGAAGTGTGCTGGATCATGCACTctttaataatgaaaataagaaTTGAAACATTTCTGAAGTTACCTAATAAACGAAAATACCGTTAAATAAACTCAAGCACAACCGGCTTAGGTGCAGGGTTCAGGGAGCTCACTCAAAATTCGGTTCCCTGAACTATTCTATTAAATATAGTGATGTTAAAGTCAGCGgcggtgcttgacagtgctaTGGTTTCTATTCTATTAGATAaatatattaaataaaaactattaaataaaattctattaaATAACTCTAAAtagatatctcgtatccagattgGTAAAATAATCCAAGGGCTTTACGAGATAGAAAATTACTTCACGTGTATAGTgcggcgttttactttacctAGATGTGACTTTCGGAGCTATAGCGGGGGAAAATATGCCAATCACATTTTGTCGCCGGTGACAGTCAAAAGGGGTCAAAAAATGAccgaaaagtgtttttttctgttttttatgcTAATTTAGCTGTAATTGTATTTCTTCTTGTTTTCTTGCGATGGAATCAGAAACTAATTACTGGGTAAATAGTGTCACTCTCAACCTTTATGTAACCGATGTAAAGAAAGTTTGACGTAAAATATGTCCGAAAAAGAGCCAAACATTAAATTCCTTTGGACTGGtcttttttaaaaatgctAACTTAACACTTTCACACTGTCGGCTTTATTGTCCATTTACTTAACAGAACAATCTTCGCAAGTTCAACTTTTATCTTTTTTAAAAGTAGGATTTTACCAATTGTAATGATGAGCCactgtaaaaattattaatgattcccgcaactccctgtCTAgaaccgaagctgactttaaCGTCACTCAAATAGACGATTATGTggttatcatttttttttttaaatatcaacAGGTGTGTTTTTGGTCTTCTAAGtgagtgatgtcaaagtcagcttcaaATTATCTGTTATTAGGTAGTTTACTACTACAACGACTACAACTCATGCGGGATAATGCTGGATAtgtataaaatttcattctcaCCTTAGATCGACAAAAGTATATATTTCAAAGCTATCTGCTATTACTAAGATAattgtcgtatttcagttgtccggtgcacaatagttatttattaaCCAAgcgaagaaaataataaatttcaccaagaGTGACGCGAGGACCGCAATTCGCTCAaggtggaatttcctattttctcctcGAGGTGTACACAATGCTTTTCAGCCTTGCGTTTTGTTATAATCCGCATTTTTGTCGActttgaagaaaacaaaataacgtGTTCTGGCATTCAGGCATtgtaggtgagaaaatgaacattttctcACCCATTATGGCGTAATTTTAGgagagaaaataattattttatcacCTAAAATGGCGCCTCTCAGAATACCAACAAAACACCATTTTCACAAATGAATGTACATACCGGGTTCGGGTATGGCCGATTCTTTAAAATCTGTCGATTTATCTTTAACGcactcattatttttgtcaaaataatatgaaaatgggtGCGTTTAAAATCGTTATGTCTTCCGAGGTGACATTTGACAACTGATTTTGGGTGGTTTATATTCATTGATTTTCACAACGCTTCAAAGTTgacaaaataaagattttcgCGTCGTTTGcattaaaaatattgtaacaACACTAAATGTGAGGtacaaaaaaatggtttctaAAAGTTTCGTTAACATATAAAAAATCGTTTGGCTTACATTATAGAGTTCAGCTAGGCTActataacaaaatgtttaagttaattaatttcaaatcacAACAAGTAAACAGGCAAATATCACAGGTAAGGCACTCTCGTTAATTCACGTGATAGAACGGGGTTATCGCTCCATATTTATCACTTTCAGACATTAATTTAAGTTTGAGTCTAGCCTTAAACGTTTCAACATTCCGCAACTGCAATATCTCTTCATCATCATTATATTCATCAATTGATAACACAAGCGCAGGATGCACAGGGTTCGCAGAAGTTCGTCTAGAGCCATGTGGGTTGAATGAGTGTATGTGTCTCCTTATCCTTGTATTGTAGTCATGCAGAGATGCGTTTTCAACGAACGTAAAGTTGTGCTTCGTCATTGatcttttcattttcgaaatattagtCACCCGTTCCACAGTTGCTAGTATCTCAATAGCAAGTATGTTGTTACTGTAGATGAACGTCGTCTATGTTAGTCGTGACAGTCGGTACCTAGCTTTAACACATGAATTTTGGAGTTCCTTTAACTTCTTCTTTGTCATAAGGAAATcaaagaaatgataacagatggcgctgtCTATCCGGTGAGTTGgcagcaacgccatctgttatcatttctctgaagGAAATAGGTTCGTTTCTGCACTGATACGACGCTTCAAAATACAATTGGTTTATATTAGTGTAACTATACAAAAAACCGaatcagaaaatttcgatGACCCTCgctatgtaaataactatattTCCCGAATAATATGCAGACGGTTCTGACAGCAGTACGGGCAAAAGTGTCATCATCAACGCATCAACTGAAAAATTACAACTGAAAGTCCGGTAAAGGTTTTACATATTAAATTGCGTTCCGAATTATATTTTAGTGATATTTGAGCAATTCGTACTCAAATGGCGGAGGAGATATTGTTGACCAATGTGGCTCCTAAGGTCGAGGAAGTACCAGCCAGTCTAGCCTCAACAGTATATCTGAAgagttcaattaaattttcaacgttACTCCAAAAATCACTCATCATCGGACATCTTTATATTTTCGATTTGGAAATAAGATCTCGTGGCGCATTGGTTGACGTGGAAATTAAACCACGTAATAGTGTACCACGCTATACAGTGAAATTGAATGCAAATTGCGCAGATAAAGAGCCAAAGATCTACGATTTCAACGAAAAGATTATCATTCTAACTGGCATTCCGTGTAAGCAGACAATGTTTCAAGGTCAAATCTTAAAACCCGTGTCTGCGATAAATTTTGAGCTAAGATTCGCTATCGAATTCTCGCCGAACTACTTAACTGAAAGGTCATTCATTGCTGATATTAAAAAGCATTTCTCTACGTCTGTACGCCTCATCTCATCGAATGGTGTTGTCGAAACAAACAAAGAGCTTCTTACCATCAGATCGCCTGTGTTCAAGGCCATGTTCGACAATGACACAATGGAAGCTGAAGCATTGCAAGTGAGCATGAAAACATTCAACAAGGAAACACTTGAGGCATTCGATAATTTCTTGGTCACGGACTCTATTGAGAATGTTGAAAAAACCGCTCTGGATCTGTTCATTTTGGGGGATCAATATGACATTCCACTTTTGAAAACTAAAGCTGGAGCTGCGATTCTTAACAATCTCTCGGAACAGAATTTCGAACAGGTCATTTCGTGGATTTTGAAATTGCAACCGGAATTGACCAAGGAAGCTGTTAAGAATTATTATGTGGAAGGTAAGAAGATGGAAGTTTCGAAAGGCAGCGACATTTGAGACTCACTTTTCGAATGAAGAACATTTTCGGAAAGATTTCTTCTTCGTATGTATGTAAATAGCAAAGtgaatataaaaaagaaattaatgtgGATTCGGCCAGTCATTATTATGTTAGTAcaaaaagaacagaaaaattgaaatttacaaacaaaaagcCCCTTCTGGGTGCATAACATGTCAAATTTAATcatgaattcaataaaattaattcttcaaaaatgattttgattttatacAGTTGAAGACAACCAAATTATTGTCTATAAGctttcttcagctgttttaccagcCGGTCCAAGTAACAAGCACACTGTGGTTATTATATGTAATAGTTGCACACACTTGTAAAACCGTATAGCCACTGGAGAAGACCAGCTGGTAAGAAATGTGGAGCAAATTTAGCTGACTTGAACTGtcagtcgaaaaaaaatacaaaaatataaattattgtttcaaaaacaaaattgtaacaatCCCGGATCGGACAACTACATAATTTGCTGAAGAATGCTCAAGTTTGTACCGAAATagaattattttctgttcaaAAGAACCGATACAGCAGGAAcgggaatttattttttgaatgtaATACCATTGATTGTATGATGAATTTACTTCTACAGTAAGGGCTCGATTAGTATGATTTTGACTtcgtcaaaataataattctctGGAATTAGGTTGACTACAGCAACCGTCAGTGAAATTCAGGTCCGAACTGACAGTTCGAGAttacaaatatattttgacTGTTGCTTTCGAGATCTCCCGATCTCCTATCAGATAGCATCCGACCCCGGCGAAATTCAAACAGGAATTTgctttcagctgttttttatctggtccactcatacaaacaaaactaaaacTGGGCGTACGTCTTACCACACGAGTGAGTCCAACTATCTAATCCGTATAAGGACgtaaaactaattttgtttgtataagtgAACCAGCTGAGAGAGTTACGAGAcaaatcatgcccgcacgttagtaagcgggcgtgacgcaagtccactaccaaaaatgtttttaaaaaaatttttggggacggcggagcatatttacagcaacttttttacTTATCCCCCTTAGCTCCAATGGCCCCCAAAGTAagatatctggaatctagtaatccatacgagttcaacgagctatcacacgttactgcagcttcaagattggccgagatattgaacttcgaaatattgatttttgtatgaaaataagcaaaatttcgttttttcagataactgaaatcgcctacgttagttaattagttacttagttagttcctatggaaaagtggatccagcaactcccaaacgtttctatagattttcctgaaattttggttataggcataatggcccaaaaataagaatggaattttcaaaagttggaaaaaaccaatatctccatacaaatgtcatataaaagccaatttgtatgtgtgtgtgtgagttgtaaattttgttacatgatatggatggtaatgtggtgaatggtgtgtgttgttttgggatgtatttcttgtagggaattgttgggatcattaagtattaacttccactaggttggttcctaaaatttgggatgagagatgattcctctggtacttcctaacttccatcggattttttgatcgatttgggttattttcgacgtgagcgaggtgttccaaggttggttcctaaattttgggatgacagatgattcctctggcacttcctttcctaacttccatgggattttttgatggatttgcgttattttcgatataagtgaggtgttccaagattgatttctagattttggaattcagactgatttctctagaattttttaatttcgataaggttttttgatgtcgTCGAAacgacatacttacaaaagtggtgatatcagtcaaaaaacccttaaagtgtaaatgtgacgcaagtcctttatcttacctacaaaataactgatatcgctgagggtgacgcatatGTTGAGGAACATATtattaggaaaatggttaaaaaatgcactgaaagaatttaaacggaagaaaaccgaatcatctgccacttgtgacgcaaatttatttttgtaaaattttctttcacaaattttttggatcaatttttgttgatgaaacttttgcgtacggcgcacaatgcgtcaccctcagcgatatcagttattttgtaggTAAGATAaaagacttgcgtcacatttaccctttaagggttttttgacatGATAGACTTCTAGTATAGCTCTGGAACTAAGTCATCGAATAGTTTCACGTGCATGAAACTCTGGAAGCCTCTCGGGAAGACAGTCTCGTACTGATTTGATATTATAGATA
This window of the Bradysia coprophila strain Holo2 unplaced genomic scaffold, BU_Bcop_v1 contig_324, whole genome shotgun sequence genome carries:
- the LOC119079684 gene encoding uncharacterized protein LOC119079684, with translation MAEEILLTNVAPKVEEVPASLASTVYLKSSIKFSTLLQKSLIIGHLYIFDLEIRSRGALVDVEIKPRNSVPRYTVKLNANCADKEPKIYDFNEKIIILTGIPCKNFELRFAIEFSPNYLTERSFIADIKKHFSTSVRLISSNGVVETNKELLTIRSPVFKAMFDNDTMEAEALQVSMKTFNKETLEAFDNFLVTDSIENVEKTALDLFILGDQYDIPLLKTKAGAAILNNLSEQNFEQVISWILKLQPELTKEAVKNYYVEGKKMEVSKGSDI